One window of Thermacetogenium phaeum DSM 12270 genomic DNA carries:
- a CDS encoding MATE family efflux transporter, which translates to MDERSHELGHAPVGRLLWHFSWPAITGMMCNALYNVVDRVFVGHGVGRLAIAATTVAFPPMIILMALSLLIGVGTTALISIRLGEQKKEEAEAVAANGTVLLILLPLCFAILYFFFPEPILRLFGANDEVLPYARDFMHIIMLGSVFGSLGMGMNNFIRAEGNPIMAMSTQVLGALINGVLNYVFIFHFHMGIKGSALATVTGQLFATIWVLSYYLTGRSLIKLRLKNFVPRLPIILNVISIGFAPFALQIANCLQQVLLNKAVLRYSGDLGLSAIGIMMSIGGLLLMPVLGLSQGAQPIIGFNYGARQYGRVKETLKKAVIAASCVSIVGYLIIQMWPLKIAGLFTEGDTALISMTANAMTVFFGMIFIIGFQVTCSHYFQAVGKAKQAAVLSLSRQVLFFIPLLLILPHFWGINGVWRTAPIADALAATITAGFIFREMKLLSKKESAAEAQMTAVEFTRHRYC; encoded by the coding sequence ATGGATGAGCGCTCCCATGAACTCGGGCACGCCCCTGTCGGCCGCTTATTGTGGCACTTTTCCTGGCCGGCCATCACGGGGATGATGTGCAACGCCCTTTATAACGTCGTGGACCGGGTCTTCGTCGGACACGGAGTCGGGCGGTTGGCCATTGCCGCCACAACCGTAGCCTTCCCCCCGATGATCATACTGATGGCCCTCTCCCTGCTCATCGGGGTAGGAACGACGGCCCTGATTTCCATCCGCCTGGGCGAACAGAAAAAGGAAGAGGCAGAAGCGGTGGCAGCCAACGGCACGGTCCTGCTGATCCTGCTGCCTCTCTGCTTTGCAATCCTTTACTTCTTCTTCCCCGAACCCATCTTGAGGCTCTTCGGCGCCAACGATGAGGTGCTGCCCTATGCCCGCGACTTCATGCACATTATCATGCTGGGCTCAGTCTTCGGAAGCCTTGGGATGGGAATGAACAACTTCATCCGGGCGGAAGGAAACCCGATCATGGCGATGTCCACCCAGGTTTTAGGCGCCCTGATCAACGGGGTTTTAAACTACGTATTCATTTTCCACTTCCACATGGGGATCAAGGGCTCGGCCCTCGCCACCGTCACCGGCCAGCTCTTCGCTACCATCTGGGTGCTCAGCTACTACCTTACCGGACGGAGCTTAATTAAGCTGCGGCTGAAGAACTTCGTCCCGCGGCTGCCGATCATCCTCAACGTAATCTCCATCGGATTCGCCCCCTTTGCCCTGCAGATAGCCAACTGCCTGCAGCAGGTGCTCCTGAACAAGGCGGTCTTGAGATACAGCGGCGACCTCGGCCTCTCTGCAATAGGCATTATGATGAGCATCGGTGGTCTGCTGCTGATGCCCGTCCTCGGACTGAGCCAGGGAGCCCAGCCGATCATCGGCTTCAACTACGGAGCGCGGCAGTACGGCAGGGTCAAGGAGACCCTGAAAAAGGCGGTGATCGCCGCCAGCTGCGTCTCGATAGTCGGCTATCTGATCATCCAGATGTGGCCGCTCAAGATTGCCGGACTGTTCACCGAAGGGGATACGGCGCTGATCAGCATGACGGCCAACGCCATGACCGTATTTTTCGGGATGATCTTCATCATCGGCTTTCAGGTGACCTGCTCTCACTATTTCCAGGCCGTCGGCAAGGCGAAGCAGGCGGCGGTCTTAAGCCTCTCCCGCCAGGTGCTGTTCTTCATCCCCCTGCTCCTCATCCTCCCCCACTTCTGGGGAATAAACGGGGTGTGGAGAACGGCCCCGATCGCCGATGCCCTTGCGGCCACGATAACCGCCGGCTTCATCTTCCGCGAGATGAAGCTTCTGTCCAAAAAGGAGTCGGCAGCCGAAGCGCAGATGACCGCCGTGGAATTCACCCGCCACCGTTACTGCTGA
- a CDS encoding HD domain-containing protein, which translates to MSEKFTRIINDNIYGAIPLTEAEWEVINTPIFQRLRRIRQLGLSSYVFPTAEHTRFSHSLGVLFIMGKITELLHQKGILNEDDVRKLRMASLLHDIGHYPLSHVGEAVFMRIQFEEEQVIRKKSSFSDENDLTKAGRRYRIKSVSHERVGTEIITKHHKIVNILKKYDFDPVELAKIINGEHEGNIIYNQLMHSSLDADRLDYLLRDATHTGVRYGLVDFDYLIRHFEVGEEKDTKGKPVKVIGVSQKTTHVLEHYLTARYFLYSQVIFHKTVVAFEILAKALLYYASKSGMLGGDWFRKVVSIMMV; encoded by the coding sequence ATGAGTGAAAAATTTACCCGCATCATAAACGATAATATATATGGGGCTATACCGCTTACAGAGGCGGAGTGGGAAGTCATTAACACACCGATATTTCAGCGGTTAAGAAGAATTAGGCAGTTAGGTCTTTCAAGTTATGTATTTCCTACCGCAGAGCACACCCGATTTAGCCACTCGTTGGGTGTTCTTTTTATTATGGGGAAAATAACTGAGCTTCTACACCAAAAGGGTATCCTGAATGAAGACGATGTAAGAAAACTTCGTATGGCTTCTCTCTTGCATGACATTGGACATTACCCGCTTTCTCATGTTGGAGAGGCTGTTTTTATGCGCATACAATTTGAAGAAGAACAGGTGATCCGGAAAAAGAGTTCTTTTTCCGATGAAAATGATTTAACAAAAGCGGGCAGGAGATACCGTATCAAATCTGTCAGCCATGAGCGTGTTGGCACAGAAATAATTACAAAACACCACAAGATTGTGAATATTCTTAAGAAATATGACTTTGATCCTGTAGAGCTGGCAAAAATTATCAACGGGGAGCATGAAGGCAATATTATTTACAACCAGCTAATGCATTCGAGCTTAGATGCCGACAGATTGGATTATTTGCTGCGTGATGCAACCCATACAGGTGTTCGTTATGGTTTGGTAGACTTTGACTATCTTATTAGACATTTTGAAGTTGGTGAGGAAAAAGATACAAAGGGCAAACCCGTAAAGGTGATAGGCGTTTCTCAAAAAACCACACATGTTCTCGAACATTATTTGACAGCGCGATACTTCCTTTATTCGCAGGTGATTTTTCATAAAACGGTAGTTGCTTTTGAAATCTTAGCGAAGGCTTTATTGTATTATGCTTCCAAAAGTGGGATGTTAGGTGGCGATTGGTTTAGGAAAGTAGTGTCCATTATGATGGTGTAA
- a CDS encoding IS256 family transposase yields MAHYQVTVDCDLLQGLFIRDDGLARLVENIVNQILDAQATEQLRAKPYERTEERQGYRNGYRDKLLKSRVGELTLMVPRLRSGHFSTELFERYQRSEQALLLAMVEMVVNGVSTRKVRAVVDELCGTEFSKSTVSSLCKRLDDIVKEWNERDLSSQEYPFLLVDAIVIRVRKGGRVRLSSVLLATGINREGYREILGLMLGDSESEAAWSEFFGRLKERGLKGVDLVVSDDHKGLINAIETHFQGATWQRCQTHFIRNILDACPKSLQGDLHGRLRLIFDAPDMETARRLLNETIEAFGARAPKAVERLEAGFEDAMAVMALPGRYRKRLRTTNGVERLNQEIRRRERVIRIFPNEESAVRLIGAVLVEIDEVWTTGKRYFDMAEYWEWKANTEKQQKEVNNADTQVNVA; encoded by the coding sequence ATGGCTCACTACCAGGTTACCGTAGACTGTGATCTCTTGCAAGGATTATTTATTCGGGATGATGGATTGGCTCGGTTGGTGGAGAACATCGTGAATCAGATACTCGATGCTCAGGCTACCGAACAACTCAGGGCCAAGCCATACGAACGTACCGAAGAGCGGCAGGGGTACCGCAACGGGTATCGGGATAAGCTGCTCAAGTCTCGCGTAGGAGAACTTACGCTTATGGTTCCCCGTCTCCGGAGCGGGCACTTCTCCACGGAGCTTTTCGAGCGGTACCAGCGGAGCGAGCAGGCGCTCTTGCTGGCCATGGTCGAGATGGTCGTGAACGGCGTATCCACCAGGAAGGTAAGGGCGGTTGTTGATGAACTATGCGGCACGGAGTTCTCCAAATCCACCGTATCCAGCCTGTGCAAAAGACTGGACGACATCGTAAAGGAGTGGAACGAGCGAGATTTGAGCAGCCAGGAATACCCATTTCTCCTGGTAGATGCCATTGTCATCCGGGTGCGTAAAGGCGGCCGGGTACGGCTTTCAAGCGTACTTCTCGCTACAGGGATCAACCGGGAGGGATACCGGGAGATTTTAGGGCTTATGCTCGGGGATAGCGAATCAGAGGCTGCTTGGTCGGAGTTCTTCGGCCGGCTCAAGGAGCGCGGTCTCAAGGGAGTGGACTTGGTTGTTTCGGATGATCACAAGGGCTTGATCAATGCGATAGAAACCCACTTCCAAGGAGCGACATGGCAGCGGTGCCAGACCCACTTTATCCGGAACATCCTGGACGCCTGTCCTAAGAGCCTCCAGGGCGACCTGCACGGGCGACTGCGGTTGATCTTCGACGCGCCGGATATGGAGACGGCCAGGCGGTTGCTGAACGAAACGATAGAGGCCTTTGGCGCCCGGGCGCCAAAGGCGGTAGAGCGACTTGAAGCTGGTTTCGAGGACGCAATGGCGGTGATGGCACTACCAGGGCGCTACCGGAAGCGGCTGCGCACCACCAATGGAGTCGAGCGGCTCAACCAGGAGATCCGCCGGCGGGAGCGGGTGATCCGAATCTTCCCTAACGAGGAGTCGGCTGTGAGACTGATCGGAGCAGTGCTTGTAGAGATCGACGAGGTGTGGACCACAGGAAAGCGCTACTTTGATATGGCAGAGTATTGGGAGTGGAAGGCTAACACAGAAAAACAGCAGAAGGAGGTGAATAATGCCGATACCCAGGTAAATGTAGCTTAA
- a CDS encoding AAA domain-containing protein — protein MIGLSKSEKETPPELLTELQVGELVVVDGVVGERTVRRTTKTGGVFVKAPLHMDDLASVWCVWWQAQSAPQPGQRVRLRGEVQFYDGNMELHVRETIPLFDDKPAALEHKLLRFYIACLEAEQMRELEFAIDDGGRRFVLLESGEEHVISGEATWTDLPDAPQLTQWLSRRLLAGRAEQVFVGYPVVTGYRDRNGLPYKVLSPLFYVPVEIKRAASSGYRVLPETAVPELNIFALELLGMSREERVGFVEAVEELEEIQTASSARARMESWLNILVKEGLADPGFCLDPGHLGPLKDGISNTCILYTGERGPIIRNLIADLEDLSLLPVEELRRGPLGVLMGAIPASLPPAAEPQPSIIPSNLAQDRAITSAFSVPLTVVTGPPGTGKSQLIINAIASALARGQTVCFASKNNQAVDVIFERLAAVSDEAVPIRAGTTKYRSNIALTIQRALSRPDRPNELGSAITDWRKVEKDLFPIYQVAREVEKVEAELAAEEARYEELNRTAPRAVFAVADASVMAAAAKEVLALLPLASRPRPFWPWSRRRWKEAKARLAVAWDRLSRSAGTGILLPDEPEQNAAEECLRLSQLALDIEAQRLRIEDARKKLASLPNRWELHERLMEISARRLETGRRLFEANWQRLIAGALPEKRAAASALAEGLAAAAGGGKASIRRLLLQVPDVLHVFPIWGVTNLSARTNFPVRGKLFDLVIIDEASQCDIPSAIPLLYRARRALIIGDPKQLTHITSLREVTEDNLARRFGLTPNDLLVFSYRSRSLFGLASARVGEKPLFLDQHFRSHPAIITFSNDHFYGSRLLILTDESRLQPGPAVSWIHIPGQFRRGQNGRSVVNPPEAEAVVRQLEALHSQIKDQGLTVGVVTPYRAQAEAIRDLVARRLPDLEDSLVVATAHRFQGDERDIIIFSPVVSREMAPYHVTFASNPNLVNVSVTRARQKLIIVGDREVCLASPGVLRDLAQYIMDLEKGGFRSPLERRLFDALVKAGVNVQTGVEAEGYKLDLAVVKGERRIDVECDGASFHRDQRADSIRDERLRSAGWEVVRFSGREIQRNLDECVSRVKELLSDGVMYS, from the coding sequence ATGATTGGCCTGTCCAAATCGGAAAAGGAGACCCCACCCGAGTTGCTAACCGAGTTGCAAGTTGGCGAACTTGTGGTTGTTGACGGTGTGGTTGGCGAAAGGACGGTGCGCCGCACCACCAAAACAGGGGGGGTTTTTGTCAAAGCACCACTGCATATGGATGATCTGGCCTCCGTGTGGTGTGTTTGGTGGCAGGCTCAAAGTGCCCCTCAGCCGGGACAGCGGGTCCGTCTACGGGGGGAAGTGCAGTTCTACGACGGAAATATGGAGCTTCATGTTCGCGAGACAATTCCACTCTTTGATGACAAGCCTGCTGCGCTTGAACACAAACTGCTTCGGTTTTATATCGCCTGCCTGGAAGCGGAGCAGATGCGTGAGCTGGAGTTTGCTATAGACGATGGGGGGCGGCGCTTTGTTCTGCTGGAAAGCGGCGAAGAACACGTTATATCCGGTGAGGCAACATGGACGGATCTTCCAGATGCCCCTCAGTTAACGCAGTGGTTGAGCCGCCGTCTTTTGGCTGGTCGGGCAGAGCAGGTTTTTGTGGGATATCCTGTTGTTACAGGTTACAGAGACCGGAACGGTTTGCCATATAAAGTTCTCAGCCCTCTTTTCTACGTTCCGGTGGAAATAAAGCGAGCTGCTTCCAGTGGTTACCGCGTGCTTCCTGAGACGGCAGTACCGGAACTGAACATATTTGCCTTGGAATTGCTCGGTATGTCTCGAGAAGAGAGAGTAGGGTTCGTGGAAGCAGTTGAGGAATTGGAAGAGATTCAGACGGCCTCGTCTGCCCGGGCTCGCATGGAGTCCTGGCTAAACATTCTTGTGAAAGAAGGCCTTGCAGATCCCGGTTTTTGTCTCGATCCGGGGCATCTGGGGCCGTTAAAAGATGGTATTTCTAATACTTGTATTCTTTACACCGGAGAACGGGGACCAATAATCAGGAACCTGATTGCAGACCTGGAGGATCTCTCTTTGTTGCCTGTGGAGGAATTGCGCCGAGGCCCGCTCGGTGTTCTCATGGGAGCGATACCGGCTTCGCTACCCCCTGCTGCCGAACCGCAGCCATCCATAATCCCCTCGAATCTGGCACAGGACCGGGCTATTACCTCGGCTTTTTCTGTTCCGCTGACGGTGGTCACAGGGCCACCGGGAACGGGCAAGTCGCAGCTGATCATCAACGCCATAGCCTCTGCTCTAGCGAGGGGACAGACAGTATGTTTTGCTTCAAAAAACAATCAGGCGGTAGATGTTATCTTCGAGCGACTGGCGGCAGTAAGTGATGAAGCGGTACCCATTCGGGCGGGAACGACAAAGTATCGAAGTAATATAGCATTAACAATTCAAAGGGCACTTTCCCGTCCTGACAGGCCGAATGAACTGGGATCGGCTATAACTGACTGGCGTAAGGTTGAAAAAGATTTGTTCCCTATTTATCAGGTAGCGCGTGAGGTTGAAAAGGTCGAGGCGGAGCTCGCCGCTGAGGAAGCCCGTTACGAGGAGTTAAACCGCACCGCTCCGCGGGCTGTTTTCGCTGTTGCTGACGCGTCCGTAATGGCAGCGGCGGCCAAGGAGGTGCTTGCTCTGCTTCCCCTTGCCAGCAGGCCGCGACCTTTCTGGCCCTGGTCAAGACGGAGATGGAAAGAAGCAAAAGCGAGGTTGGCGGTTGCTTGGGATCGTCTCTCTCGGTCTGCCGGAACCGGCATTTTGCTCCCCGATGAACCTGAACAGAATGCAGCGGAGGAGTGTTTAAGGCTTTCTCAGCTTGCCCTCGACATCGAGGCCCAACGCTTGCGTATAGAGGATGCGAGGAAGAAGCTGGCATCCCTTCCCAACCGGTGGGAGCTTCATGAACGGCTTATGGAAATATCCGCACGGCGCCTGGAAACCGGACGACGGTTGTTTGAAGCGAACTGGCAGAGGCTCATCGCAGGCGCTTTGCCGGAAAAACGTGCGGCGGCATCGGCATTAGCCGAGGGATTGGCGGCAGCTGCAGGCGGGGGAAAGGCTTCTATCAGACGGCTCCTCTTGCAAGTGCCTGATGTATTGCATGTTTTCCCCATCTGGGGGGTTACCAATCTTTCGGCGCGTACCAATTTCCCTGTAAGGGGAAAACTCTTCGATCTGGTCATCATTGATGAAGCTTCCCAATGTGACATTCCCTCGGCAATTCCGCTGTTATACAGGGCCAGGCGCGCGCTGATCATCGGCGATCCAAAGCAGCTCACACATATCACTTCTTTACGGGAAGTGACGGAGGATAATCTTGCCCGTCGCTTCGGTCTGACGCCTAACGATCTCCTGGTGTTCTCTTATCGTTCTCGGAGCCTCTTTGGTCTGGCCTCGGCCCGGGTCGGAGAGAAGCCTCTTTTCCTTGATCAACACTTTCGGTCACACCCGGCAATTATTACTTTCTCCAATGACCATTTTTACGGCTCGCGTCTTTTGATTCTAACCGATGAATCACGGTTGCAGCCCGGGCCTGCCGTTAGCTGGATCCACATCCCGGGCCAGTTCCGCCGCGGCCAGAACGGAAGGAGTGTGGTGAATCCGCCGGAAGCCGAGGCAGTGGTTCGACAGCTCGAAGCCCTGCATAGCCAGATCAAGGATCAGGGTCTTACTGTTGGCGTGGTGACGCCTTATCGTGCTCAGGCTGAGGCGATTCGGGATCTGGTAGCACGCCGTTTGCCGGATCTCGAGGATTCTCTGGTGGTAGCTACGGCTCACCGCTTTCAGGGTGATGAACGGGATATAATTATATTCTCACCGGTAGTCAGCCGAGAAATGGCTCCTTACCACGTGACATTCGCATCCAACCCTAATCTTGTAAATGTGTCTGTTACCAGGGCAAGGCAAAAACTCATCATCGTAGGAGACCGGGAGGTCTGTCTGGCCTCGCCTGGGGTGTTACGCGACCTGGCTCAGTACATTATGGATCTTGAAAAGGGGGGATTCCGGTCGCCGTTGGAGCGGCGGCTGTTCGATGCCCTTGTGAAGGCGGGGGTTAACGTTCAGACCGGTGTGGAGGCCGAAGGTTACAAGTTAGATCTGGCAGTAGTGAAGGGTGAGCGCCGAATCGACGTGGAGTGCGATGGTGCGTCCTTCCACCGAGACCAGCGCGCTGATTCTATCAGGGATGAACGGCTGCGAAGCGCCGGATGGGAGGTTGTGCGGTTCTCCGGTCGCGAGATCCAGCGTAACCTTGATGAGTGTGTCAGCCGGGTAAAGGAGTTGCTGTCAGACGGGGTTATGTATAGTTGA
- a CDS encoding Rpn family recombination-promoting nuclease/putative transposase → MTENQIDHDRLFKELLESFFAEFMELFFPEAARSIDLTQIRFLQQEIFTDVAAGERHEVDILVETRLKGQPGLILVHIEPQSYVQKNFNERMFVYFSRLYEKHRRKILPVAVFGYDRVRDEPDSFEIVFPFLDVLNFRFYKLELKKLDWREYIHSDNPVAAALLSKMGFRPGERVRVKLEFLRMLARMKLDPARMELLAAFFETYLKLDREEEEQLYRELGKMDKKEVDAIMQITTSWHEKGRAEGLAEGRAEGRAEGRAEGLAEGLVEGKIKAKQEVICRYLACRFGADSAAIQEKVPQLTDMDALDRVLDRLFVVGSLEEARSIIWEELSRFIQ, encoded by the coding sequence ATGACAGAAAATCAAATTGACCATGATCGTTTGTTCAAAGAACTTTTGGAGAGCTTTTTCGCCGAGTTCATGGAGTTGTTCTTTCCGGAAGCTGCTCGTTCCATTGACCTGACCCAGATCAGATTTCTCCAGCAAGAAATCTTCACCGACGTTGCAGCCGGTGAAAGACATGAAGTGGACATTCTGGTGGAAACAAGGCTTAAGGGCCAGCCCGGTTTGATTCTGGTACACATTGAACCGCAATCGTACGTCCAAAAGAACTTTAACGAGCGGATGTTCGTTTACTTCAGCCGGTTATACGAGAAGCACCGGCGGAAGATATTGCCGGTGGCCGTATTTGGCTACGACCGGGTACGGGATGAACCGGACAGCTTCGAGATTGTCTTTCCCTTCCTGGATGTTCTAAATTTCCGGTTTTACAAGCTGGAGTTAAAGAAACTTGACTGGCGGGAGTACATTCATAGTGATAATCCGGTAGCAGCGGCGCTGTTAAGCAAAATGGGCTTCAGGCCGGGAGAAAGGGTTCGAGTAAAGCTGGAATTCCTGCGCATGCTGGCCCGGATGAAGCTGGACCCGGCGCGGATGGAGTTGCTGGCCGCCTTTTTCGAGACCTACCTGAAGCTGGACCGCGAGGAAGAAGAACAACTTTACCGGGAATTGGGTAAAATGGACAAAAAGGAGGTTGATGCCATTATGCAAATAACCACCAGCTGGCATGAAAAGGGCCGTGCGGAAGGCCTTGCGGAAGGACGTGCCGAAGGTCGTGCCGAAGGCCGTGCGGAAGGCCTTGCGGAAGGCCTTGTGGAAGGTAAAATTAAAGCCAAGCAGGAGGTCATATGCAGGTACCTGGCTTGCAGGTTTGGAGCGGATTCTGCGGCCATACAGGAAAAGGTGCCGCAACTGACCGACATGGATGCGCTGGACCGGGTGCTGGACCGGCTGTTTGTCGTCGGCTCCTTGGAAGAAGCCCGGAGCATCATCTGGGAGGAGCTGAGCAGGTTCATTCAGTAA
- a CDS encoding ATP-binding protein, which translates to MDGTKRCFPFTAIVGQERMKEALILNVINPLLGGVLIRGEKGTAKSTAVRALAELLPERKQVADCMFGCDPDDESAMCDTCRERKRKEGRLAVRKSKMRVVELPISATEDRVVGTLDIEHAIKTGEKRFEPGILAQANRNILYVDEVNLLEDHVVDLLLDAAAMGVNAIEREGISYSHPSRFVLVGTMNPEEGDLRPQLLDRFGLVVDVTGEKDPVTRAEVIKRRLQYEQDPESFATAYQEAQQELSHRIEAAKLRLPEVSCSDEMLEIAAKISIAMDVDGHRADIYMIKAAITIAAFNNRESVTFEDMLKAASLVLPHRMRRKPFEEGIIDFSKVEEMIYSSARG; encoded by the coding sequence ATGGACGGCACAAAAAGGTGTTTTCCATTTACCGCCATTGTTGGCCAGGAGCGGATGAAGGAAGCCCTTATTCTAAATGTGATCAATCCTCTGCTGGGCGGTGTATTGATCAGGGGTGAAAAGGGGACGGCCAAATCCACAGCAGTGCGCGCTCTGGCCGAGTTGCTGCCGGAAAGGAAGCAGGTGGCGGATTGTATGTTTGGGTGTGATCCCGATGACGAAAGCGCCATGTGTGATACCTGCCGGGAGAGGAAGCGCAAGGAAGGAAGACTGGCAGTAAGGAAATCGAAGATGAGGGTTGTGGAGCTGCCGATCAGCGCCACCGAGGATAGGGTAGTCGGCACGCTGGACATCGAACATGCCATCAAAACAGGAGAGAAGAGGTTTGAACCGGGGATCCTGGCCCAGGCCAATCGCAATATCCTCTATGTCGATGAAGTGAACTTGCTGGAGGATCATGTTGTGGATCTTCTGCTTGACGCTGCCGCCATGGGGGTCAATGCCATCGAGAGGGAGGGGATCTCCTACAGCCACCCCTCAAGATTTGTTCTGGTGGGGACGATGAATCCCGAGGAGGGTGATTTGCGGCCACAGCTTTTGGACAGATTCGGTCTGGTGGTGGATGTGACCGGGGAGAAGGATCCGGTTACCCGGGCCGAGGTGATCAAAAGGAGACTCCAGTACGAACAGGATCCGGAGTCTTTCGCTACAGCGTACCAAGAGGCGCAGCAGGAGCTCAGCCACCGGATTGAAGCGGCAAAATTGCGCCTGCCGGAGGTGTCGTGCAGCGATGAGATGCTGGAAATAGCTGCCAAGATATCGATTGCCATGGATGTTGACGGCCACAGAGCCGATATCTACATGATCAAGGCGGCAATCACTATTGCGGCATTCAATAATCGGGAGAGTGTTACCTTTGAGGATATGCTCAAAGCCGCCTCACTGGTATTGCCGCACAGGATGAGGAGGAAACCCTTTGAGGAGGGTATCATCGACTTCTCCAAGGTCGAGGAAATGATTTACAGTAGCGCGAGAGGGTGA
- a CDS encoding magnesium chelatase subunit D family protein, translated as MGHNLVFPFAAVEGQDAVKKALIWNAVNPSIGGVLISGEKGTAKSTLVRGLAALLPGIKVVELPLNVTEDCLVGTLDLERAVKEGKKAFEPGIFQKADGNILYVDEVNLLPENIVNCILEVSASGVNRVEREGISYSHPSRFVLVGTMNPEEGMLRPQLLDRFGLYVEVKGLEDLALRKDVIKRRLEYERDPAGYVKKWQKESEEIRASIAQARERLERVQVTEHAMSLAGEMAEKGNCAGHRAEIAIVETAKSIAAICGRNRIIIEDIKEAARYALPHRVRERNQTCICLQEQEPPIDETDERKRGADLPEGDRSRDESVTQEYQNLNQEPENGGDSPAGSGEMDGGKNGSQQAGAFGSEENVEEPGEIFAVVPWEIRPQDRLQRRGSGKRSLSATKGREGRYVKYCFPRGKPRDIAFDATIRAAAPFQRQREKDGVALAICNSDFREKIRERRTGSTILFVVDASGSMGANRRMRAVKGAVLSLLTDAYQKRDRVGMISFRKNDAELLLGVTRSVDLAQKKLRDLPTGGRTPLAAGLYRGYEVLKVAMLRDPQTIPFIILVTDGRANVALNGGDPVDDALRMARKIAAEGIKSLVIDTEKGYPRMGLARKIAEAMKAGYLELDELESAQIVWSVKNFVR; from the coding sequence GTGGGACACAACTTGGTCTTTCCGTTCGCTGCTGTGGAAGGGCAGGATGCTGTCAAAAAGGCTCTGATCTGGAATGCAGTCAACCCGTCGATCGGTGGGGTGCTGATCTCCGGAGAGAAGGGAACCGCCAAGTCCACCCTTGTCCGGGGGCTGGCAGCTTTGTTGCCCGGGATAAAAGTGGTGGAACTCCCGCTCAATGTGACCGAAGACTGCTTGGTGGGGACCCTGGATCTGGAGAGAGCGGTCAAGGAAGGGAAGAAGGCCTTCGAACCGGGGATCTTCCAGAAAGCCGACGGGAACATCCTTTATGTCGATGAAGTTAACCTGTTGCCCGAGAATATAGTCAATTGCATCCTGGAAGTGTCTGCTTCAGGGGTCAATCGGGTTGAGCGGGAGGGGATATCTTACAGCCATCCGTCAAGATTTGTGTTGGTGGGAACCATGAACCCCGAGGAGGGGATGCTGCGGCCGCAGTTACTCGACAGGTTTGGGCTTTATGTCGAAGTCAAGGGACTGGAGGATCTGGCCTTAAGGAAGGATGTCATCAAAAGGAGGCTTGAGTATGAAAGGGACCCGGCGGGCTATGTGAAAAAGTGGCAGAAGGAAAGCGAAGAGATCAGGGCAAGCATCGCTCAGGCGCGTGAGAGGCTGGAAAGGGTGCAGGTCACCGAGCATGCTATGAGTCTGGCTGGCGAGATGGCGGAGAAAGGGAATTGTGCCGGTCACCGGGCGGAAATTGCCATTGTGGAAACCGCAAAGTCCATTGCAGCCATCTGCGGCAGGAACCGCATTATCATCGAGGATATTAAAGAGGCTGCGCGATATGCGCTGCCCCACAGGGTTAGAGAAAGAAACCAGACCTGCATCTGTCTGCAGGAACAGGAGCCTCCGATTGATGAAACCGATGAGCGGAAGAGGGGTGCCGATCTCCCGGAAGGAGATCGGAGCAGGGATGAGAGCGTCACACAGGAATACCAGAATCTCAATCAGGAACCGGAGAACGGCGGAGATTCTCCGGCAGGTAGTGGTGAAATGGATGGAGGTAAAAACGGCAGTCAGCAGGCAGGAGCATTCGGAAGCGAGGAAAATGTCGAAGAGCCGGGCGAGATCTTTGCCGTTGTCCCGTGGGAGATCAGGCCGCAAGACAGGCTGCAGCGCAGAGGAAGTGGAAAGAGAAGCCTGTCCGCGACTAAGGGTAGGGAGGGGAGGTATGTAAAATATTGTTTCCCCAGGGGAAAGCCGCGGGATATTGCCTTTGACGCCACCATCCGGGCGGCGGCACCGTTCCAGAGGCAAAGGGAAAAGGACGGCGTGGCGCTGGCAATTTGTAATTCCGATTTTCGAGAAAAGATCAGGGAACGCCGAACCGGCAGCACCATCCTCTTTGTGGTCGATGCCAGCGGATCAATGGGGGCCAACCGGAGGATGAGGGCCGTGAAGGGTGCGGTCTTGTCGCTGCTAACCGATGCCTATCAAAAGCGGGATAGGGTTGGGATGATCTCTTTTAGAAAGAACGATGCGGAACTCCTCCTCGGAGTGACCAGAAGCGTTGACCTGGCACAGAAAAAACTGAGAGACCTGCCCACAGGAGGGAGGACACCGCTTGCGGCCGGACTGTACAGGGGATACGAGGTGCTCAAGGTGGCAATGCTCAGAGATCCCCAGACGATACCCTTTATTATCCTCGTGACTGATGGAAGGGCCAATGTAGCGCTGAATGGAGGCGATCCTGTCGATGACGCCCTGCGTATGGCCCGGAAAATTGCCGCAGAGGGGATAAAAAGCCTGGTCATCGACACGGAAAAGGGTTATCCCAGGATGGGACTGGCGCGCAAAATTGCCGAAGCCATGAAGGCCGGATATCTGGAGTTGGATGAGCTTGAATCTGCCCAGATCGTCTGGTCGGTGAAGAATTTCGTCAGATGA